A segment of the Terriglobales bacterium genome:
AATGAACGTTTCCGAAATGGGAATGTTCTCTGTGTCATAGTGCAGTGGTGCAACGAGATTCTTGACGCGCATTCGCGGTGTGACGCCGTCCTTGAATCGCATCTTGCAGACGGTCTCCACGCGGCACACCTTTATGGCCTTCGTGTGATCGCCCCCATCGGAGTTCAACGACCATTCCTTCGGCTTCTGGTCGGGGGACAGATGCCGCTCGACCGGTTCGCCGGGCGTGACAGTGCGGACCTGAGCAGTACCCGCGCAGGCGGTCAATACCAGGAATCCGACAATCAGCGATAAGCGATGCTGTTTGCTCATGCGGTTCACCTGCTCCCCGGCACGGACACGTTGGTCCGTTTGGGCGGGCCACCAAGACGCCAGAAGACTTCAGGCTCGATGGTGAGCGTCTGACTGTCACCCGCTGCATCCTTGGTCAACTGACGCTTGATCGCTTCCATGCGCCGGTCAACCAGTGCCGCATCCTCTGTGTCTGCGATGTAGGACAGGCGCAGAATCGATGGCGACTTGCGCAGTTCTTCAAGGAGTGTGTTCAGGCGCGGCCGCCACTGGAGACGGATTTCAGTCGTACCCGGCTCGAACACGGCATCGGAGAGATCAATTCCGACCACCCGGTAAATCGACGCGCCGAAATTCAACTGCAATGCTTTGCCGCGTGTGGCGCGCTTGATCTGCACCTGATTGGTCGTCAATCGGTAACCGCTGGGTAATGTGCGGTCGTCGAGCTTCATCACGAAATTGCTGCCGCGGCTGTCATAGGGCGTGATCGCGCATGTAATGTGGTATCGCCCGTACTGATCCGTCGTTGCTTCCAGCCCGGTCGGCGTTACCACACGCACGCCCGTCAAACCTTTTTCACCCTCGTCCTGAATCCCGTTGCGGTTGGCGTCGTTGAAGACCTTGCCGGTCACGTCGGTGCAATCGAACGTGGAATCGGCCGTGACGCGCACGGTAGCGGTTGCTACACCCGACATGGGGGTTCCGTTTACTGTGTTCAGGGCCTGCGCGCGGTTCACGTATTCGCTCTCGGTGACGCCGGCGCCGATTGTGAGCAGTAGTTTCAAGGTGCGTGCCTGGGTGCCCGCGATGGTGACGCCGTTCCAGCGAAGTTCATTGCCAACGATTGACGGCTCGGTCTGCACGCCGTCGAGAAGCGCAGAATGCGGGACGTATCTAAATCCCGCCGGCATGTCGTCCACGATGCTCACGCCCGTGATGAGCGTCTCGGCAGCGTTGTTTACGGTGATCACGTACGGAACCTGCTGGCCGCGCGTCACGTTGAGCAGCGGTGTCGTTTTGGAAATCGCGAGAGAGCCAGCGAGCTGCGGATCGAGCGGGATGTGGTTGTTGTATATCTGGCTCGTGCCGGGTATCCGGCTGCCGTCCAGCCGCAAGCGGGCGTAATAGGCTGTGCCCGCGCTGCGCGGTGCTACAGATGCAGCCGGCGGGAACTCCGAAGGCTGAGCCTCGCAAAACAGGGTCGTTCCCGGAATGGCATCGTTGACGCTGCCTGGACACGTTGGAACCGAGAACGCTGCCGTCGAAGCGTTCGAGCTCGGCGGGATGATCTGCGAATAGCCCGCAACGTAAGTTGCTCCGGGCGGCGCCGTTACTGCAATGAGGTAATCACCACCGCTCGGACAAGCCGGGTCGCTGAAGTTGATGTCGAACTTGTAGTAGCCGCTTGCGAGTGTGACCTGCCCTTGCTGGACGGGATCGTCGAAGCACGCTGCCGGCAGTGGCGACCCACTGCGCGCATCCTGCAAGGTGAGTGTCGCCCCGAGAACCGGTACACGCGCGGATGAGTTGTAGACGACGCCGTTTGGCGTGATCGGCAGATTGAGGTTCTGCAGGTTGCTGCCAGACGACACAACGATGTCGGTGATCTGCTGCAGATTGTTGGTGAAGGCAGAGTCGGCTTTGCCGAGCTTGGCGGTGTTTGGGCCCGCGCCGGGTGCCGTGAACCGCAATTCGTACCGATCTGTTCCACTCGTCGGCGTGATGCCAGTGAAATGGTAGACACCGTTCACGTCCGTGGCGACGGACTGCAACAGCACTCCGCTGAGATACAACCCAACTGTCCATCCCTGCAGTAGCGGCTCGCCAGCGTCGACGGTCTTGTTGAAGTTGGCGTCATGCCACACAGTGCCGTTCAACAGTCCCGAACCGGGAACTCCGCCGACATCAATCGAAGCGCTCGCGCTCGCAGTCTGCTGAGGACTGTTCCAAGTCACCGTGCCCGTGTTCGTGAGCGTCGTGCCGGCCGCAAGACCTGCGGCAATTTGAACTCGGAACTTTATGTCAATGGACTGGCCAGGCTGCAACGGACCGTTCGAAGTGGAATAGTCCGCAGTCAGTACAGAGCCAACTATCGTGACGCCTGTAGTTGAGCCGTTCATCGTCGGTGCCGGAGGGTTCACAAACGTGAGGCGCCCTGCACCTGCGCTGTTGAGATCGTCGGTGATTACGACTGTGGTGGCTGGGCTCGCGGAACCATTGGTCACATGCACCAGGTAGTCCAGCTGCCCGCCCGACTGTGCCGCACCGCCGCCCACCACGCTGACTTGCTTCGTAATCGAGAGGCCGGGCACTCCTACCGTGACAGTGTGGGCGTCCTGGAAATCGAGGAGGCCTGGCGTGCCATCGGTCAGCGTGTGGGTGAAGCTTTGGCGGGTGGGGATAGTGGGATCGCCGTCGAACCACTGGGTGGCGCCAGCGACGTTGGTGAGGGTTGCGCCATTTTGACTGCTCGCATCTAGTTGGGTTTGGTAATTGATAATCAAACGCTGGTTCTGGCTGATCGTGGCCGCCGCGGTGAGCATGGCTAGCGTGAGCTCGCAGGTGGGTTTGCTGTAACTGATCGAAAAATCGGTGCCTGCAACCAGAGGCCCCTTGCCCGCAACCGCCGTGACTCCGTCCGCTTGAAACACCTGTGCGCTGACCACTTGCGGTGTCGTGCTGCACATGCCGCCACTGGCGCCGGTGGGGAGCCGATCAAGGATCGTGGTGTTCCATGCGTCACTGACGCCGGTATTCTGAACGTTAAGACCAAACTGTCCCAACTGCCCGACAGTCATCGTCGCGGGTCCCGTTTTGGTCAGTACCAGATTGGGAGTTGAGGTTCCGCCAATATCAATCGAGGCGCTCGCGCTCGCAGTCTGCTGAGGAGTGTTCCAAGTCACCGTGCCGGTGTTCGTGAGAGTTGTGCCGGCGGGAACTCCCGCAGCAATCTGCACCCGGAAGCGCACGTCGATGGACTGCCCCGGCTGCAACGGGCCGTTCGATGTGGAGTAGTCCGCGGTCAGTACGGAACCGGCGACCGTGACGCCGGTCGTTGAGCCGTTGATGGTTGGCGCTGGGTTCACAAAGGTGAGCCGACCTGCACCCGCGCTGCCGAGATCATCGGTGATTACGACCGTAGTGGCCGGACTCGTCGATGTATTGGTTACGTGCACCAGGTAGTCAAGCTGCCCGCCAGGCAGCGCCGCGCCGCCACCCACCACGCTGACTTGCTTGGTAATGGCGAGGCCGGGGACGCCGACGGTGACAGTGTGGGCGTCCTGATTGTCCAGGATGCCGGGTGTGCCGTTCGTCAAAGGCCCGGTGAATGTCCTGCGGTTGACATTAGTGCTGTTGCTGTCGAACCACTGGATCGCGCCGGCTACGTTGCTGAGGGCAGCGCCATTCTGGCTGTTCGCGTCGAGCTGGGTTTGGTAATTAATGATCAAGCGCTGGTTCTGGCTGATCGTTGCCGCCGCCGTGAGCATGGCTAGCGTGAGCTCGCAGGTGGGCTGGTTGTAGCTGATCGAAAAATCGGTACCCGCAACCAGAGGCCCCTTGCCGGGAACTGCCGTGACTCCATCGGCTTGAAAAACCTGTGCGCTGATCACCTGCGGTGTCGTGCTGCACATGCCGCCGCTGGCTCCGGTGGGGAATCGATCAAGAAGAGTGGCGTTCCATGCGTCACCGACACCGGTATTTTGGACGTTAAGCCCAAACTGTGCCGGCTGTCCGGGGTTCATCGCCGCCGGTCCCGTTTTGGTCAGTACAAGATTGGGTGGGGAGGTTTGTGCAATATCAACCGAGGCGCTCGCGCTCGCCGTCTGTCTGGGGGTGTTCCAGGCTACGAGCGCAGTATTCGTGAGCGTCGTTCCGGCAGGAACTGCAGCAGCAATCTGCGCCCGAAACCTTATGTCAATGGACTGCCCGGGCTGCAACAGACCGTTCGATGTGGAATAGTCCGCAGTCAGGACCGAGCCCGCGATTGTGACGCCTGTGGTCGAGCCGTTCATGGTGGGCGCCGGTGGATTCACAAACGTGAGACGACCAGCACCCGCGCTGCTAAGATCGTCGGTGATTACGACCGAGGACGCTGCGAAATTCGGGGGGTTGTTCGAGGGATTGGTCACGTGCACCAGGTAGTCAAGCTGTGCGCCCGGCAGCGCAGGGCCGCCACCGACTACGCTGACTTGTTTGGTAATTGCCAGCCCCGGGATCACTACCGCGACGATCTTCGTGAGGTGCGCCCCCTCAAGGCTGAAAAACGAGTTACCACCTGGTGCAATGCCGCCGTTGCCGAAATTGACGATCCCACTATTGGCGTTAAAGATGGTGTAGTTAATTCCCGCGGGAGCATAACGGCTCGGATCGGTTGCGATTGCGCAATTGGGGTTCGGTCCAAGAGCGCTAAAAGTCCATCCCGGCGGGCTGTCACAAACTCCGTCGTCTTCGAGACCAAAAATGTCGACTGTTGCGCTACTGAGCTGCAAGGCGGTGATGGTTTTACTGGTGTTGTTCACGACACCAATCATGTTGTCGTCAAGGCCGTTGTCGTAAGAGGGAGCAGGGTTGGGGAAAGTTGTTGTGATAGAGCCGTCAGCGTTGAGCGTGATCAAAATGGTGCAGCCCTCATTGGCGCGCCCATCTTGATTAGCGAGATAGGTGGGACTAACCCCTCTCCCACCACCGGCATTGCCGCCGGTGATAATGGCGCATGTCTGCGTCGCGGCAAAGGCAGAGTTCGCTCCCATCATCAGAGCGACGATGCCGAAAATAAGTGAAATCCTCTTTATCGCGCGTGCTCCTTTGAACAGACCATGAGTAAAAGAGGAGGGCCTTACATCGCCCATTTCGGGAACTCGCGCGCGGAAACAGAGAGAGAGGCGCAGCTTGTCGAGCAGGGTTGCGCTCCAGCTGTAGCCTGCACGGACATGAATTGTGCTGCTGGAAGTCATGTGCCCTCGTTCCCCGTTGCAATCAATTCGTCGGCGGGTGGGACCGAGTCAGTCCACGCAGTGGACTGGATTCCGGCGGTCCCGCCGTCATAGGGCCCCCGGAGCCCATTAGACCGGTGACTTTGCGCCGCCATCTTTCAATGGCTTTGCCTTTGTCAGAATCGCGTCGAAAAATTAGCTGATCAAAAACTCCTTATCTCTTGATCTGTTGAAGTTTGCATTCGCTTTACTCCGTAATTACGCGGCGGGCAGGAAATCGATCGGGTACGAGATCGTCACTGCCTGCACACCTTCCTTCGCGCCGAAGTTGATCGTCTTGACGCGTTCCACAACTTGTGCGGCGA
Coding sequences within it:
- a CDS encoding SdrD B-like domain-containing protein — translated: MTSSSTIHVRAGYSWSATLLDKLRLSLCFRARVPEMGDVRPSSFTHGLFKGARAIKRISLIFGIVALMMGANSAFAATQTCAIITGGNAGGGRGVSPTYLANQDGRANEGCTILITLNADGSITTTFPNPAPSYDNGLDDNMIGVVNNTSKTITALQLSSATVDIFGLEDDGVCDSPPGWTFSALGPNPNCAIATDPSRYAPAGINYTIFNANSGIVNFGNGGIAPGGNSFFSLEGAHLTKIVAVVIPGLAITKQVSVVGGGPALPGAQLDYLVHVTNPSNNPPNFAASSVVITDDLSSAGAGRLTFVNPPAPTMNGSTTGVTIAGSVLTADYSTSNGLLQPGQSIDIRFRAQIAAAVPAGTTLTNTALVAWNTPRQTASASASVDIAQTSPPNLVLTKTGPAAMNPGQPAQFGLNVQNTGVGDAWNATLLDRFPTGASGGMCSTTPQVISAQVFQADGVTAVPGKGPLVAGTDFSISYNQPTCELTLAMLTAAATISQNQRLIINYQTQLDANSQNGAALSNVAGAIQWFDSNSTNVNRRTFTGPLTNGTPGILDNQDAHTVTVGVPGLAITKQVSVVGGGAALPGGQLDYLVHVTNTSTSPATTVVITDDLGSAGAGRLTFVNPAPTINGSTTGVTVAGSVLTADYSTSNGPLQPGQSIDVRFRVQIAAGVPAGTTLTNTGTVTWNTPQQTASASASIDIGGTSTPNLVLTKTGPATMTVGQLGQFGLNVQNTGVSDAWNTTILDRLPTGASGGMCSTTPQVVSAQVFQADGVTAVAGKGPLVAGTDFSISYSKPTCELTLAMLTAAATISQNQRLIINYQTQLDASSQNGATLTNVAGATQWFDGDPTIPTRQSFTHTLTDGTPGLLDFQDAHTVTVGVPGLSITKQVSVVGGGAAQSGGQLDYLVHVTNGSASPATTVVITDDLNSAGAGRLTFVNPPAPTMNGSTTGVTIVGSVLTADYSTSNGPLQPGQSIDIKFRVQIAAGLAAGTTLTNTGTVTWNSPQQTASASASIDVGGVPGSGLLNGTVWHDANFNKTVDAGEPLLQGWTVGLYLSGVLLQSVATDVNGVYHFTGITPTSGTDRYELRFTAPGAGPNTAKLGKADSAFTNNLQQITDIVVSSGSNLQNLNLPITPNGVVYNSSARVPVLGATLTLQDARSGSPLPAACFDDPVQQGQVTLASGYYKFDINFSDPACPSGGDYLIAVTAPPGATYVAGYSQIIPPSSNASTAAFSVPTCPGSVNDAIPGTTLFCEAQPSEFPPAASVAPRSAGTAYYARLRLDGSRIPGTSQIYNNHIPLDPQLAGSLAISKTTPLLNVTRGQQVPYVITVNNAAETLITGVSIVDDMPAGFRYVPHSALLDGVQTEPSIVGNELRWNGVTIAGTQARTLKLLLTIGAGVTESEYVNRAQALNTVNGTPMSGVATATVRVTADSTFDCTDVTGKVFNDANRNGIQDEGEKGLTGVRVVTPTGLEATTDQYGRYHITCAITPYDSRGSNFVMKLDDRTLPSGYRLTTNQVQIKRATRGKALQLNFGASIYRVVGIDLSDAVFEPGTTEIRLQWRPRLNTLLEELRKSPSILRLSYIADTEDAALVDRRMEAIKRQLTKDAAGDSQTLTIEPEVFWRLGGPPKRTNVSVPGSR